AAACTAAATTGCAATGTAAACAACATTTAATTATTGAAAGTGGAGCTTCTCGGTTGTTTtcaataaatattacaaatgaaaataatattgCAAAGAATATGCAGTACCACATCTCATTGGGAGTATGGGCTATAGGCTTGACTTGGTGTTCAGCACAAgaaattatatttcattttatgctcatgttttgaaatataaaataaaaataaatggttttcccctaaaacagttttaaattaGGGTTGGAAGCAAAGTTCCATAGATGTTGTTTCGTCTGGAATTACaccacatttttcttgtatttaattttttcatttataaaatttGTGAGGTTGTATCAAATATGACCAAAATTTGTTTAACATGgatattgtttttattcttgCAATGAAACACacagtgcctttaagactgatttaaggtaaatgagctgtgttctgattggttgtcctGTATTGTTCCTCATTCAGAgatgaaacattccttataactgcAATATGAAGACGCAATGCTAAAATGTGCTCTTTAAGGTTAGACTCATTACTGCCCGTTTCCACTACTGCTCTTAATGCACTTGTGTGTGGTCATAGTCTTTAAATGCCTGAAAcacttcccacactctgagcagtaatatggcttctctcctgtgtgaatgtgctggtgcTGAAGAAGAGTGTTTTGACGAGTAAAACTCTtctcacactctgagcagtgatagggtttctctcctgtgtgagtgCGCTGGTGCTGAAGAAGAGTGCTTTGACGAGTAAAACTCTtctcacactctgagcagtgatagggtttctctcctgtgtgagtgcgctggtgtgttttgagatgACTCTGctgattaaaactcttcccacactctgagcagtgatacggcttctctcctgtgtgaatccGTTGGTGTGCTTTGAGATGACAGTGTTGAGAAAAAAttttcccacactctgagcaggtaTGAGTTCTCTCCTCGCTGAGTTGCTGTGATTGTCTGTGAGATGTGTTCATGTGGAGGGTACTAGATGACGTTTGTTGAGTACCATAATGTCTTCGGGATGCCATATTTTTTTATACTTAAATTGTTTTAGCaattgaacatttatttttgttgaatgTTCTGACTTGTTTGTGGAAGCACGTTTAAGCTGAGTAGCAAAGAGCAGGAGATGACATGAAACTGGACATCATTCATTtctggaagaagaaaaaagatttaaaaagtattaaaaaaggCAGAGAATATAAACTCAATGTGCAGTGCAACAAAAGAAGTCAAATCATGAATGTTGTCATGCCAATTCTGGGTTAAGCTGGGTATCTCTATGGCAAAAATGAATATGATTATTTGAACTGCCACCATGTGCTTAACAAATGCCAACTGCCAACTTGAGTTTTATCCTTTGTATGTTTTTCATCTGACTATTACTGGATCCTCTGCTTTATTCATTCTATAACCAAAATATACATGCATAAACACTCTTCCTACTTATAAACTTTCCCTGACTGAAATGGAAGTAGGAAATGAAAGTTAGGATAACTATTGCAGTCAATGCAAGatctggaagaccaagaaaTGTCTGAAAAAACTGCTTGTAAACCCCCACTGCACTGCCAAAGAGCTGTAGGAAGCTGGCAGTCAACAGTAATGCACTGGCCTAATTTATTGTTACATGTGTTGTTGAAAACACATACTACATGGACAGAACATCTGAAGGTAAACTGTCAACATCTGGAATTTGTAAAGAACTCTTAGACAAACCCAAGGCATTTTAGAATCAAGTGCTAATGAAAATAATTGACAGTGTGTTCAAACGTTTGCGCACACACCACATTTCAACATCGTATAGTCTTTATCATTGAAAAAGTAAGTTGGGGTTGAGGGAAAACCAATCAGATTTGAATTTTTTACCCAAGTGTACAAGCTCAGAAATAAGCAGGGACTAGCAGCTTGGCTATGAAGCCAGGTTTAATGAGCGTTGAGAGATATTGACAAATGTAATAATACTAGCAACTCCCCAACTGCTTTGAAATATAGACTTTTTTCCATCCAGAAAGCATATTATTTATGAGTAACTCCTAAGGTGAAAGAAAATTTAGTCAGTTGGCATCCAGCCAGGTAAATTTTCATCTCTACAAAACAGAGAACTATCTAACTAAAATCTGAGTTCAAGGAATGCAGAATCTAATTACAGCATCTGTAAtctaaataaaactgaaaagtgaTGGTCCTCAATCTTTTGACCTCTCCCCAAAGAGCAGGATTCTCAACAGAGTGTGAATAGAGCGTGATGGGTTGGGCAGTTATATTCATGATGAAGTAATTCTTTGTGCAGACCTTTGTGGTCCAAACAGTATTtttgaatttcattttaatttagtaatgtaatgtattggAATGTCCTGCAGGGGTCAGAGAATTCTTATCTTGGCCAGGGCCCCATTACAGAAACTTTTTAAGTCTGAAATCCTATCTGTTTAGTCACCAGGCTATATATTCTATCCACTTCTAATGCACAGTTTTACAGtttgagaaaaacaaaagcctGAGATGAGATTAAGCATGTGCATTTGATATGGCTGATTAGGTGATTGGATTTTCCACATTAGATTGAAGTTTAAGCTTTATTTACTGTTTCTGCCAGATAATGTAAGCAGGGCATTCATGATGTAGACTATTTTTATGGAATTTTACATTAagattgtatttttcattttcttcttccaGAAAGGAATTCTGTCCTGGTTCAAGACTTTTACTGCTCCTAGAGTGCACTTTTGCAAGCCAGGACATTCTAGCAAGAGAAGAGTTCAGTTGTTCAAACaggtaaaatacaaaaatatgacCTCCAGAAGAAGCTTCAGGTCCAAGCAAACATCATTTGTTCGCCTCAAACTCAGCAATGAGAGAATTCACagctgctcagagtgtgggaagagtttaactgcacagagtaatctcaaaacacaccagctcATTCACCCAGGAGTTAAACCACATCACCGCTCAGACTGTGGAAAGAGTTTCAGGTGTTCTAATTCTGTGAAGACACACACGTGTATTAAGAGCAGTAATCAGAGCAACCTTAATACCATGCCTGGAGTCAAAAGGGAACAGTGCATCCGTCCCCACTTAAAAAAATCTAAGTAGTTTTATTCAAACAGTatgtttttaaagagaaaacccaccatttttatttactttagttttagttttagtttgatttataaaatgttatttaatttagtttgagcataaaatgaaacataatttCCTGTGCTGAACACCAACATCAatgttgttaatgttgttaGTTAGTTTGCATTGTTTCTGGGGATGTGGCTGTTTTTGTGTTGGGGGTTGGTCCCCATGGGGTGAAAGTCTGTGACTAATTGTGACCTTCCCCATTATTTCAATGCAGTTCTATGTTCTCTGTTCCTgttgttctttaataaagaacatttaaagagCAAAGTGTGACTAGTTTGTGTGTTGATATGACACTGCTTACATttgcacacacattttcaaatgatttacTGAATCCTTACTGCTACAAGGATAGGATTATGGTTTTTATACATTGTTATTGACACTGCAGCAGGAGCAAAACCCTCCTCAACCTCTTACTAAGATTGTCTTAACTAGAAAAGAGGTTGTTCAGGGAGGTGCTATATCTATATTAATAATCACCATATTTGAAGGCCCTCTACAAATATGAATAGACCACTGTCAAGGGAAAGCAGCTTGCCTGGTGTTTTATATAATTTTGCAGACCAATCCAGAAATCTTTTCCTGTGGGACATGACcaaaaaataaatgctgtatAATTTCAGAGCCACATTCACAACACATTTTTGAATCTTTGCATGTCAACAGTCTTCACTGGGTAAATTTTGTGAATTATTTTAAGATATCTCTTTAATCTTAGTAGTTATAATGTAGTTGTTTGCCGTTATAATATTTTTCCAatcctatttattttttttcgtCATAATTACATAAATTACACACCCAGATTTTATGATTGTGTAACTGCAACTGCTCCAAATTATTcacaaaaaaagatgaaaactttaaaactaTGTAAACGCAATAAAGACAGTgagccacatcacttccatcaCCAAATGCTGACGGCTTTGGGGGCACACTGATAAAACACGAGCAGCTGAGGTGTAAGGTAGGAAGTGTATGCTGTAGGACTGGGTAGCATTTCTTTTTgcccatgttttttttctgttattggCGTAGTCACGAAGTTAGGAAagtctattttttttgtttctttatttgcGTGCAGGTAAGGTACTTCTCTAATCACACAGCTACATGGTTTATTTTGCATGCACACTTCTATCCTGTGTTGAttaagaaaacagcagaaaaggaaaaaaataactaaGCTTGATCTGtgttaggaagggtctcctAGAACAGTGCTTACTTAAACGCTGacttatgttttatgttttatgactATTGTAAAACCCCTAGACAGATCGTAACAGGCCTGACTCTAACGTAACAGGATTAACTCTTGCTCACATCATTAGGATGTTCATGAGGGACACAATTTTTGTGGATTGAATCTGAACAATGACACCCTGTACAGTTTTGAAACATTCCAAGTCTACAATAGCTCTGATTTGTAATGATGAATAAGTATGTATGCAATTCATTATATAGATTTtctaatttacatacaatttCTATGAATGAAATATGAACTGAATGAACCAAATGAATTAACCAGGTCTGTGTTGGATGTCTTTCTTTAAGCTTTTGTCTTTGCTGTGAagttgtgtatgtttttgtgaacattttaaaCTTCTGAGATTGTTTCTcgatttgtatgtatttttactCTCTTAATCAAATTTTAATGTTCCTGTAAACCTAGGAAAAATCCTGCAATCTATTTCTAGCCAATCTAACCATCTATGAGTGGTCAGTTTTCCTACATTTCTGAATTTTGATGTGCTGTGGTAAACAAAACCAGCTTTACCTTGCAGTTAATCTAATAGATGTAGGCTTCTTTTTTGGTGCTCCATGTCATCTACTTCAAGAATCACAATAACTTGATTTTACTGCATGCACACATGTAACATCCTAAACAGACCAGATATGGACACAGACTATAAGAAattctaaaaaaacaaaaataagtacaaataaagttacatgaataaatgacatttatatataaaacagctaacatggaaaaaaagggatgaatatgtatatgtaatatgtgaatgtatatgtgcCGAGATcttttatttacagtacattacagGATGATAAACATTTCTACAGATGTATAAATAAGTACTGTGGTTCTGAGGAGTTATACAGCTATACAGAAAGAGGGAACTGTTGGTTGCGTGTAGGGAATATGTGCTCTCAGCTCACTGGAATAAGTGTTCATTTTAGAGcatctgaactgaaatgaacagTTACTCCAGAGAGCTGAAAGCAGCGCCAGAATCTTTTAAATCCTAAAAGCTGAGGAATAACATCAGAATTTCTGCCCAGCACAGCAAAAACATCACTGTTGTTGTCTTCAGGGTCATATCTTCTTCATTACAGTCCTCAACATGAACACATAACACACAACattcagaaaacattaaaaaggaaGACAAAACTGGCAGCTTCATAACAACAAACGTTAACGTTAATGTAAGAATCAAGGAAGCAAAAGAGGAACTCAACAAGAGACAAGCACACTGTCAAATGTTTGTGATTTGATTTAGTACTTGATTAGCATAGTTATACTAAAatagaaaggaaaaaatatatgtgGAACTTCTTTTCAACATATATTACAAATGAAATTAGCATTTTGGGGAGAATATGAAGAAGCACACCTCACTGGGTATATGCGCTGATGGGCAAACATGGTGTTCAGCACAGGAaactatattttattgtatgcTCATGTTTTCGAAACagattaaaacaaaaatctgtGGTTTCCCCTGTGGTTTCTGGGCTGGAAGCACCAGTTCCAGGACACTTTTACTTCTGGAATGTGTTAATGTTTACACCCATTGCTGCATGTTTTCACCACCACTTTTGGTGCACTTGTGTGTAGTCACAGATTTTGAACACCTAAAACTCttgccacactctgagcagtgatatggcttctctcccgtgtgaatgAGCTGATGTTGTTGGAGATGGCTCTgttgagtaaaactcttcccacactctgagcagagaTACAGCTTCTCTcttgtgtgaatgcgctggtgtgttttaaGATGATTCTggacagtaaaactcttcccacactctgagcagtgatacggcttctctcctacatgaatgcgctggtgtgttttaaGATTAGTCTgttgagtaaaactcttcccacactctgagcaataatatggtttctctcctgtgtgaacgcGTTGGTGTTCTTGGAGATTACTCTGCTggttaaaactcttcccacactctgagcagtgatacggcttctctcctgtgtgagtgcgctggtgtattttgagAGTACTCTGTTGAGTAAAACtgttcccacactctgagcagtgatatggcTTTTCTCCAGTGTGAATTCGCTGGTGTATTTTAAGATAACTCTGATGATTGAAACTTTTTCCGCACTCTGAGCAGCAATATTGCTTTTTTCCAGTGTGAATGAGCTGGTGTACATTGAGAGTACTCTGTCGAGTAaacctcttcccacactctgagcagtgatacggcttctctcctgtgtgaacacGCTGGTGTCTTTTGAGATGACTCTCATGATTAAACTTCTTTCCACACTCCAAGCAGTTGTGATTTCTCTCCTTGCAGCGTTTCTGTGACTGTCTATGAGATGTGTTCATGTGGAGGGTACCAGATGATGTTTGCGGAGTACCACAAAGTCCTGTGGATgccatatttttgtgtttaaccTGTTTCAGAAGTTCTACGTCCCACTTGGTGAAATGTCCTGGCTTGTTTACAGAAGCATATTTAAGCTGGGCAGGAAAGTGCAGGACTTGAAACAGGCCATCATTCATTTCTGGaagaagacaaaaagacagCCTAACTTTATGTGCAATGCAACAAAAGTAGTCTGATCCAAATCATAAATGCTCCACTTAAATCACCTtgcaaaaagtgtaaaaaaaaaaaaaaaatcacatctaACATGGAAAAGCCAGTTACCCAAACTCTTTAAATAGGCATACAGACCATTGAGCTTGTTTGGTCATGCTAATATTGGAAACTAAACTGGATGTCCTCATGCTAAAAATGACTGGGATTATTTGAaaactgccaccaccatgtgcTGTGGTTAACATAATGATTCCTACCTTAATAGATTTTATCCTATGTACATTTTTTCCATTGAATGTTACTGTATCCTCTGCTTTAGACAATTTCAGAGCATAATCAAATATATGATCTTGTAAACAGCCAAGGGCTCATCTAAAGAGCTGACTGTGTGAATGTGAAACTATAGATAAATGACTTTTACACAGCATGAAAAGAATATTAATATATCTGAATGCTTTCTGCCTATAAACtttaaaactgcattaaaaattcGGTTATGGACAAATACTGAGGTCAAGGCAGGATCTGGAAGATCTCTGAAAAACTGCTCTATAGGGTTGGCCGATGTCTAGCCAACTACttaactaaataaatatttttacctcaaacaaacaaacaaattaataaaaaaaatcaccaatGACACCAGTTTTTATTTAGGTCAGAGTTTCCCAGTTTCAGTCCTGGAGAGTCCACACTCTGCACATGTGTATACTTTGACACATCTAACACTACAAATTCAACACATTGATTAAATGCTGGATTGTGAGTGTTAATGTAGGGACCGCAGAAAAATCTGTAGAGTATGTGGTCTGTGATTGGGAACATCTGATCTAGACCATTTAACTCTAGAACGGCTCTTACACGCTACACCCTCCTTCTAAAAGACCTCAAACACCCGTCCTAGACATTCCTACCAGTTCCTAATATACCAGCCATTAACCACCAAGCCCTACTCAGACATTCACAGCTCTCAGGAAGTTCTTCACATTATTCTAGAAACAAACAGCTGTTTTCGCACCAAATGGGTTTAACTGTTTGTATCAAGCTTGGATAATGTCAACATAtcagtttacatttttgcagTAATTACAGCTCCATGTTCAATAAGGCatggtctgtttttgcacaatgttttatttattgctgAATGAGTGACAAGATCTGCattatgttttgctttttattatAGTTATTCTTAataatgttgttattattgttatttatatttatgtttacagACTGTTAGTACAGCAGATAGTCTTGCATATAAAGGACTCATCTTGACCGTTTGTTTGAAAATGAAGGAGTTGACTTCATAACATTAGGACATAAAAGAACTAAAGCTCATGAGATGAATCAGAAAAAATCAAGAATCAAACATCTTATTCCTAAAGTTCGTTGGGAAGCAAAAAACAATACTTTAATTCATGAAATAAGagcataattaattattaaattaaatgataCGTGTTCAAAGTAGCATATACAGAGTTTAAATCATTATCAACCTAATCTGGCCCACCAGCTCACATTACTGAGCTCTGGTTAGAATAAAGCCGCTTCTGGGAGTCTAATCTATTTTAAAGCCATCAGATCTGATTTTCACAACTCAAATGTGTCTCCAGCTGTTTGTCTCAGAGTGAATGAAGGGTGGACAGCGTCCTACCTTTAATAGTTCAGCTCTGGTTTCTATTCTCATAACAGCGCTGTCTTAGCGCCTGGACTGTCGGCCACAACAcgatcttctgcttctccactTTAGCGCTGTTGGAGAAATTTAGAATAACAAAATTAGCGCCACCACCTGGCTTGAAGCGGGTTcatgatattttatatttccaCCCGTATTCTGTCGAGGAACATCTCCAGCGCTCTGATCCGGTAACCGCATAGATAATCCTTGGATTTATGCAGCACCGAGATGCATCTTAAAAAACAAATACTTTAACTTATAATGTGCAGTTAAACCATAATGCAGTAACGCAACCAGCAACGCAAACTGAACAGTTCGTAAACAGTAGTTCTTTATTTCACTCAGGCTCTGTAGTGTTATCTcatttaatgccatatttcactcaggatctccagatttacctcagttaatgtcATATTTCACTCAGGATCTCCAGATTTACCCCAGGTAATGCTGTATTTCATTGAGCCTCTCCAaatttaccttatttaatgccatatttcattcagctgcttcagatttacctcagttaatgcgATATTTCACTGAGCTTTtccagatttacctcagttaatgtttcatttcaatCAACCTCTCCAGATTTACTTTACTTAAAGTCATATTTCACTCAGGATCtccagatttacctcagttaatggcacattttgcagctactatcatctggaaccagtctgcccattctcctctgacctctcacatcaacaaggcattttcgtccacacaactgactcactggatatttcctctttttcggaccattctctgtaaaccctagagatggttaaaataaagtggccagtgagagtgtatatatatatatatatatatatatatatatacacacacaagaaTCGGAGATGTTTCTCAGAGATGTTTCTCAGATCCGAAGACTTttcaatgtgtttatttattttgaaggtTTCATCATAATTGGCAGATAAGGCAGAAATTGCTTTGAGGACGTCACTTTTCACAAAGAATTGAATTCTTTACTCGTGTGAATTTTTCTGGAGTTAGTAAAGTATAATTAAGTTCCGGGGTTGTTTCAACACGATTTGTAGCCACTTCGAGAGTTTCTTCCATGTTTAAAGTATGTCTTGTTTTATCTCACCTCTCCTCTTGGTCATCAGAGCTTCAGTTTACATCAACTTAAGGAATTTAGACACTGtccaaaacaaaaatcaaatggTCTAACCACAAAACTTCAGGGAGCCCTGACAGAGCACCAGATTCCTTCCTCCCACAGTGCCACCTTTCTTAAGAAAACTGCTCTGTTTTGAAGATGTGTCTGTTTTGATACTGACTGTTCAAGTATATCACCTCGGGAAAAGGCCAAGCTCTCAGCTGAAACAATAACACATACTTCTCATTTATAAAGCACTCTTCTCAGAAATCTTTCAGCATCTGTCAATGTATAAGATCTTAGGGTTGAGTTTATCTTTTCTCTTGAGTAGTGTTTATGAGGAAGAATTCAGAAACAAGAATTTCTTATATAGATTGAGGCTTTACTTCTCAGGCAAGGAACATGTGATCTTAAGAAAAAGCCTGCTTCCTTTGGGAAGTGTGAAGATCTAAAATGCAGCCACATAGATGGGCATTTTAGTGGAAAACTGTACTCATGGTTTCTCCAAATGACATCAAAAGTGAAACATGCTCTAGTTAGATTAGTGCTAACAGATGTTTGTGGTAGTAAAATGAGAAGATTGAAAGAAGGTGTTTGCTTAAGCAgctaaaatgactttaaaaggGCTCGTATCTTGTCTGTTGTGACGATTCCGTTTATGACGTTTGTATGGTTTTGTGTGCCAAAATTCCgacctttctttatcccttagaattaaaccaGTTTTTATTACTGAAACTCATGTGTGTAAATGAcatctgctctgattggctgctctgtattgtacctcattcaaGAAGCACTCCAGATTGAAACActtaatttaatcatttaatcgTTTAAAGACAACTTTGCTTCCAGTTAAACCATTAGGGAAAGAGAGTGATATTAAATCTGCGTTTATGCTCTGATATCAATTTGTGTTCTTATGACTGGCATCAGAAATTAAAGGAGGGAGACCCAAGAGGCTGAGACTGGCAGACATGAGGTGAGAACAGCTTTATTAtaggatggagtgagacataaATTGAGGCAGAAGAGCTTAGAAACAAATTgtaagtcttttttttattgattgtgCTTATTTCACTTCAACTGTGCAGTGTTGAACACAAGTTCCATAACTTCTTGTTAATTTTGTGTTTAGAGAAAGTAAACATATATGAGCTTTTAAGTAGTTAGGAGAAGTAAAACATCTTTGAAATTTGTATTTACTATGTAAAAGCATTATTATCTACAACTTACCATGGTCAAACCCAGGAGAAACTGACCACAGCTGGAAGTCTGACTAGTGTTAATATACTTGAGAGAAGTTTTCATCTCCAGCcacattataataattaaaactGCGGCATTTTCAGAGCGCTTGCTGTTACCCAACCAGAATACGGGTAGGATTTAAAATAACGACCATTCCGCCCGTTTCCGTGACCGCGTGGTTCCATTGTGAAAAGGGTTCCAGATGGTGGCGCTAATTCTGTAACTCTAACTTTCTCCGACTGCACTGAagtggagaagcagaagattgTGTTGTGGTCAGCGGTCCACGCGCTCGGACAGTGTTGTTGGAGGACCTGGAACCAGAGTTGAGCTCCTGAAggtaaagaaaccttgaagagcTGAGTAATGTGAGCTGTTGGGCCAGAATATTTGGTTGATAATGTTTTTCTGGTTGGGTTTTTTTAAACGTAGAGCAGTTTGTTTCTGATGTATTTGGCAGGTTGTTTACAAAAACATCGGAAACTTCAAATACGTGTTCTTTAGATCATGACTTTGTGGTTCTTGGCTTATCTCGTGCTTCACTTACTTTGCATTCTTATTGTTTCTGATGTTATCAGGTCAACTCCTTCATCTTCAAACAGACTGTACAGGTGAGCCCTTCATGTGTATGACTATCTCCTCTATTGTCAGCTTGAAGACACAAAGCAGATCTTGTCAACCATTCACTTATAAGCAGTGTGTGAAAACAGGTCATGGCATATTGAACGTGTAGCTGTAATAAATGTAGAAATGGTGACTGATATGCTGACATTATCCAAGACTGGTAGAACTATTTGTACAAACGTGGTGAGAAAACAGCAGTTTGTTCTGGAACAATATGAAGAGCTTTCTGAGAGCTGTGAATGTCTGGGTGGGGGTTGGTGGTCAATGGGCTGGTAGATTAAGAGATTGCAGGAATGCCTGTGGTGGGTGTTTGAGGTGTTTTTAGAGGGGAATAATGTGTGAGAGCCATGTAGGGGCTTGATGGTCTAGACACGAGTAAAGTTTATCATTTGCTAAAAATGACCAGCATGTACTTCCCCATTATATACCCATTTTATTCGACTGTATTTCACCCTGATTAAGTTAGACCATTACTCAATTACTTATTCCTTCCTAGAGAAAGCTAATTTGAgtacatttaaagaaatctgtttgtttcatcagaccacagcacTTGGTTCAAAAATGCCTCTAGTATATCTAGGAGTTGTTTGCACACCTCATATGTCAAAATTTGTAATGGGTTTGTTACCTTTTAATAATCTTTTTATATGTAGATGAAGATTGTGCGACAACACTGCACAGTAGTTCAGTGCATCACTGTTCCTGTGCCAGCCAAGTCTTCCTCATGGTCTCTGGTAGCGAGTGCTTTGCCTGAGCTCtaatactgctagaaacaaaagtccgTGTTGGTACATAGAGAATTATCTATAGTTTCAGATACTCAGTCGGCGAGTCCATTGTTGTGTAGTGTAAGCACCCTGAGATATCATAATTTATTATGCTGTGAAATTGACTATAAATGTCTTGGATTAGCCCCATGATGGACTGGCTGGTCTGTCTagggtgtttttttccttccgCCCAAAGATCCAGGAGGATTAGTGGCTTACATAACGTGTGTGTGTCTTGGATTATGGCTTAAATAgtcaaaaaaaatcacatgtagcaaaatacatattttgcCTTCTTGAAGACTTTGTAGAGCAGAAGATCCAGTAACATTCAGTGGGAGAATGTACATGGGGTAAAACATCTCAAATTTCAGTCCTTTTTGACATTGACAAATCCAGCTTAGCCCTGGAGTTTCTGATATCATCATACAACTCCACACAACTTCAGTGGTTTAAATGTCTATTTAAAGAGATTGGTTGATAAGAGGTTTGAGTTTTCCACAGATGAAAGCTTATATTTTATACTTTCTGGCAGTTGATGCAAGTGAAGCATTCATGATTTTGATCAGACTGTTGTTGCATcgcacatttttatattttctttttgtccttcCAGAAATGAATGATGTCCTGGTTCTTCTGCACTTCCCTACCCAGCCTAAATGCACTTCCATAAACACATCAGAACAGGCTGAAACAGGATAAATATGGCATCCAGAAGACGTTCTGGTACTCAGCAAACATCATCTGGTCctgtttacacaaacacatctgacagacaaacacacagacgcAGCAAGGAGAAAAGTCactactgctcagagtgtggaaagaatTTTACTAAACTGAGTaatctcaaaacacaccagcgcattcacacgggagagaagccgtatcactgctcagagtgtgagaAGAGTTTTTATCATCAGAGTCATCTTAAAATACACCAGCGCACTCATactggagagaagccgtatcagtgctcagagtgtgggaagagttttactgtccAGAGTCATCTCCaacaacaccagcgcattcacacaggagagaggcCGTATcgctgctcagagtgtggaaagagttttagtcaACAGAGTTCTCTCCAACTGCACcggcgcatccacacaggagagaagctgTATCACTGCttagagtgtgggaagagttttagtcAACAGACTCATCTCCGacaacaccagcgcattcacacaggagttaaaccgtatcactgctcagagtgtggcaaGAGTTTTACTCGTCTGAGTTAT
This sequence is a window from Pygocentrus nattereri isolate fPygNat1 chromosome 20, fPygNat1.pri, whole genome shotgun sequence. Protein-coding genes within it:
- the LOC119261776 gene encoding zinc finger protein 239-like, with the translated sequence MNDGLFQVLHFPAQLKYASVNKPGHFTKWDVELLKQVKHKNMASTGLCGTPQTSSGTLHMNTSHRQSQKRCKERNHNCLECGKKFNHESHLKRHQRVHTGEKPYHCSECGKRFTRQSTLNVHQLIHTGKKQYCCSECGKSFNHQSYLKIHQRIHTGEKPYHCSECGNSFTQQSTLKIHQRTHTGEKPYHCSECGKSFNQQSNLQEHQRVHTGEKPYYCSECGKSFTQQTNLKTHQRIHVGEKPYHCSECGKSFTVQNHLKTHQRIHTREKLYLCSECGKSFTQQSHLQQHQLIHTGEKPYHCSECGKSFRCSKSVTTHKCTKSGGENMQQWV